The following nucleotide sequence is from Ornithodoros turicata isolate Travis chromosome 2, ASM3712646v1, whole genome shotgun sequence.
GATTGCAAAAACAATAGCTAGAAGTAAGAGGTTCAGTATGAAGTTACAACAGAACCTGTACAATCAAGGAATTgctcacaaacatttgaaatcacgcgaACTTTTTCCAACGCGGACGAGGTGACTCTGAGCGCGAAAACCGCGGGTACCGACTTGCAAATTCAAAaggagagggtcacgtggtgtaGAAGTCAGGTGGCGCTGCGCCGACCGAAAGGGAGGAGGAGAGGGCAAACCAGAGAGGAGAGGAGAGGCAAGGAGTCAGAGAGGAGTTcggctttttttcttctgttctgtcAAAGCGTCGAAGCTTGGAAGCTCCGTCAGTCTGTGGGAGGTTTGCTGGTTGTGGGCGGCTACTTTGAAAGGCATCTTGACGTTTGTAATTTCATCCGCAGTGCATATACACTATTTCATTGACTACCTTCAGGTGCTCCTAGTGCATCGAAAGCTGTGGATGTGCTCGTGTAACACGCAGCAAATATGTGTGCGTTTTGTCTTCTTTCAgctacctcctcctccttctagTAACACGATGGTTTCTGGAGCTATGTGTCCTCCCTGGCgggcacctgcagctccatttcttttaaaCTTCGGCGTTAATTGCGAAGACGCCAATTGAACGTGCGGCGCTCTGAAATGAGCGTTACGATGATTTCCTTCTGCCTCTCTCTCATGTGTGCTTTGTGCTCACTATTTACATTTAAAAAATGGGAGAGCACAAGAACGGCTCACAAGCTAATTACGTTGCGTATTGCTCCAAATGGTCTCTTTCGTCTCCACTTCTGCTTCAGGTACTTCGCTTTGTGTGAAAACTTTTACTGCGTATGCTACCTGAACCACTTGCTTTCTTCAAAAAAGTCAGAGAAAAAGCTAATGTTTCTTCTACAATTATTACGCGTCGCATTTCCGAGCTCCGTGATGGAACTGGTTTCCCCTGAGAGGCCATACGCAGGAGGAGGGTGGGGAAGAGGGGGAGAGAGGGGGAGCTACAAAAAATACTGACTACACGGCTGTGGTCAAGCTTGTCTACTAACTCCTCCATCACCCGTGGGGATCAGTGCAGCAGCTATAGGAGACAGAAGTAGCCAGACAGAGTAGAACAATTTCAACGTTAATTCCAAATACGAAATAGCACCCGCATACGAAAGTGTCTGAAAATTCTTCTAGGGCTATGGAACAATCCACCATCCTAACGCTTTGCGGCACACGCCCTGCAACGGTTTCTGACAGACACAGTCTGGGCTCGACGTTAACTGTCACTCTTTGACTGACTACTCCAGTGTCCCAGTGACCACGTATTTCAGTGTGCACTGCCTGCAACCAGGGACGGCGAGCGAAATTACAGGCCCCGGGGATGGgtcatgccccccccccccccccgtcctcACGATACCGTtgtgataacacagttcacTACTACTTCTTTGTATGATTACCACAGGCCTTGGTTCTGCGGGCCCCATCCCCGGCTGCCCTCCAACTCACACCGGCCTTGCCTGCAGCCTCAGCAAACGAAAGCGGATCAGCAGGTCTTCGTAGCCTGCACGAACCTGGCAACTTTTTCGTGTATTTTGCCTCTACATGTCCCCCTgcacaagcaaaaaaaaaagagaaaaaccaCAATTCATACGAGGCGCTATACGACGCGAAAGGGAGATTATTAACGATGAAAGCCTTTAGCCTGGAACGCGCCGGGGGTGTCTCGTGGGCCATTTTTAGTACATGTCTAAATAACAGCTAAAACTGCAGAGGTCAAGTACACATCCAAATTGAAATGTCTACTAAACGTATAACCCCGTAGAGCTCTAGTAGACCTCTAGGTGCAGACATTCACGAAACATCTAACCCTGTAGAGGTCTAGTACACGTCTACTTTTACACCTACCCCTTAAAGTCTCAACTTATCCCTGGGTTAGACGTCTATTATTCCACCACGTGCTAAATGGGCAGGTTTCGTCGCGATATCGAGTTCCGGCGAAGATGATGTCGGGACAGCTACTGATAATCTGCACGTGGAGGATAGCGAGGCATAGTCTCCGCGGCAAAGTAGTTTCACGACAGACGTCTCATTTGATACAAACGCGCGATCGAAGCACCGGCGCCAGCCGTGGTTGTGTTGATAGGGGCCACAcgcgaagtaacttgcagcTCTCTTGACAGCTCTCGCTCCGCTTAACGACAGTATAGCCCATCATCACGACAGGGTAGACGCTATCGTTCCCGTGAGCGACACCGTACTTTACGAGCGCCGCGTTTCGAGCGCAGGGAATACCAAAGACTCATCGCTAGCGCTACGTTGCATCACACatagggcgtttatgtttaatcGCCCGGAGGCGCTCGGAGCGGATATGTCGTCACAGATCTGGCTCGAGGGCGTATGAGAATTGGCTCAGATCCGCCCGCTTTGTGTTTGGTTATTCGCTCAGAGTCACATCCGAGGCAGCTCGCTTCGCTCGGAGCTTGGAGGGCGAGCTCGCAGATCCTTCCCACAATTCCTGAGCTagaagatggcggctattttgaaattttgagGTGGCTTTCATCCAGACAATCTAGACCGGCGTACCACACGAACCAGTTGTGGAATTAGTGCTTGAAAATGCAAAACTCTCTGACAGATGTCGAGAAACTTTATGTAACACAGGCTTTGATGCAGAGTTTGCAGCCAGCGTCATGATGGACGAACGCGCGAGTGGCCCCGCGTGAACGACAAGAAAatcggtcgtcgtcgtcttccacacaCTACGTGCAACATGGAATGAAACGTGAAAtgatgtaaaaaagaaaaaagaaggaacacaaaatCAGAAAAACTGACAGAAGCGAAACCTTCAAGCCACTAAACGGTGCCCTACGACGAACaccaacggaagcagacgacacagcaattCATACTGCGCAAGCGCAAAGCCGTTGTCGCTCAGTCGCGTATGGAATTTAATTTTCTCCTCGCTTTACACCCGACCGATCGATTTCCGGTTCGGTGACGCACTTCCGCTCAGCTCGGGCTTtgctccgagcgaataaacataaacgcccatAGAGGTGTGTGCCGCCGCGCCGATGCGCCGCCGCCGAGTGCATAAGCCTCGCCGTCGCTGCCTATTCAGAAGGATCGGCGTGGGGCCGCCGCCGACACCGCAAGAGCTGACGCCGACGACGTTACACTGGTTGCAGACAACAGTGTCGCTCCCATGCACTTGTTGTTGGCGTTCTTCACGGGCGAAACCTGTGTAGGGATAAAGAGGAACGTGGTCACTCGGAATGAGACCAAAGGAACAGGATTTTCCTTAACACTTGCTGTGTCTCTATTTGCAGTCGTTAGGAGTCGACGTTAAGATATAGGACGAGATTCCTGTGGCGGTACTAGTTTTTCGAAGCCGTGTTAGAACCTTGAAGCGACAGTGGTATTGAGCGCTGTATAGACGTCGATAGATGCTGAGAGTAGAGTTAAAGGAGAGTGAGGAACTATGTCTCCTGTGCAGACTTAAGAGGGCAGTCTTCGCGTTCCTCCACCAAAGTTGTTCTCCCTAATGAAATACTGACGGAACACCTAAGACAGCGGACCTTCTTCAACTACCAGTATTCAACTGAAATATGTACATATGAATTGCATTCGTTTCAGCCCGTTTTTACCGCACTTATTGCACGAGTTTCACCTAAGTTGGACTCAGTTCTTAAGTCTATGGAGGATTTGTGTTCGCACGGTTACTGTAAACTTCGCTGAACTTCAACAGGAGACAAGTACAGGCGTGTTCTCCTCGACTTTATCTAGGGAACCacacatttttgaaggcctgacgcgatccactgatttttggtgAATGAAAGTCTCTCAAATTTTCAATGCATGGGAGTCTATGCgggatgcaacaaaatcgcttctctctgCCCGCCCGCCCGTGATATTTgagccaaaatgatgtcattccctacagaAGCAGTCTAGGAATTGATTGTAATTGacaaattcgacaagcttgCTGCTATTTTCCAGATTCCTAGGAATGAAAATAACtgctttgtcgtttgctagcatgttctgcacgGTGGCGCCCATTATATTACTTCCATAGAGCGCGTGAgaaaagcaaagcgaagaaaacaatgtTGGGACGGTGGAAGCGAACGTTATCTAGATCGCATGAATCCGCCTTAAACATTGACTGAAGGTTTTCACAAGTGGAGATAATTTCGCGCGTGACGCTATACCTACTTGGCAGACAGACTTACGATGCCACGCTGCGAATAATTTATAACGGAGAAACCTACGAAAGAATCGTGGTTGTCAGCCATTGCGTAACGAAAGAAATACGGCCACGTAAACTTTCGTCTTGATGGTTCCCCTATGCGCTATACATATTGCTGTAAACGAAGGTTTGCGTGGtcatttttctctttcttttttccacagTGCTTggcaacgacaatttcttcgTACGTTTCTCTGGCACAAATTCTTTACTCTGAGGCAGAATAACTCTGAGTCAAGGAGGTATCCCGTCGATGAGGTATCATGTCTTGCACGAAGATACGTGGCTGACCTTTTAGAGCAGCCACCCAGACTACAACACTGAACGCCTCCACTTGTACGCCTCTTAGACTAAAGAATGGCCTTTGACAAAAGACAGATTCCAACCCCGCGATTTCCAGTCAAGTTGATGATGAATATTGAGCTGTGCTTACCTCATGGCGTACGCTTCGTCGAGCCTTCCGACGTCTCCGTCCGGGAATAGAattctcttcttcttccaccactaggaacagtggccacaGTGGCCAGTGGAATAGAATTCATCGTCGATTGACTCCGGGATGCAGGCACGCAAGTGTTCTTTCTCATCTTCTACAGCGCAAGCGTTCATCGGCTAACGTAGTTCCCTCTTCTTCTTTCACACAGATAGAGGTTCAAAGTTGGTTCGTTCACCGAAAAGCAGCGTGGTTGCAGCAGCGCCATCCcatggctcagtggttagcgtgctggccatgtcacgtcgagactgggaggtacccgggttcgaatcccggtgccggctgtgctgtctcgggtttttcctcagacgctttcagacatatgtcggcacagttcccctagaagtcggcccaggacgcacattcccccagggcgttagtcgtgacgttcccACATacgtgagaccgacaacggcaagccctttcaccaccaccaccacccacgcCACAAGCTTCCGCAGTCCGTGTTAGCCCCACGAGTCAGCTGCGGCTATCAGAGGTGTACACACGTCAAGAGCTGGAGCATGGAGAACACGAAAGCGTGGCAGACAGAGAGGTCTAGTACTTGCGTACCGTGCAGAGTTCAGGGGAACCACTAGCGTAGCCAGCAGAGGGGGTCCTGCGTGTTCAAACGCCTCGAAACAGTACCTTTGGTTGCACATTTCGTAAAGGGAAACGAGGCGGGTAATCCTCATCTCTCATGCAGCCTCCATCGAACCCTTtcggagatttttttttttcgggttacGCCGCTAGGGGAACTATGCTGAGATCCAGCCtgtgaaaaaaaattcagaGAGAATCTTCCAACAGCAGAGCTTGTATCAGGCTGAGCAgataaacaacgagaattaccTCAGACAGGCGACATTTATGGGTAAAAACGGACATATGCCTCCAGCGATCACAAATCAAGGAAAAAGGCACGGTGCGGCAAGGTTCGGTTCCTTGAGTCAGCACTTTTCATATTCAATTCCATCACAGACAGATCTTTTTAGGCAGCTTTATTCCAAGAACGGACATCTGCGTCCTCCAAGAGATCCATCcgcaagaaagaaaatgaaggaaaaaaatgaaagtaAAGAAAACGCGCAACCAGGTTCTCCCTACCTACATACACAGTACTGCTTCATAGTCCAAGATTCAACGCAGAGCGACAGATACTTATACACATTAAGCCGGCTTAGCTTCTCCAAGGATATTGTGCCATTTTGAAAAACTCTCACGGCACCTTCAAGGACGACGTCTTCAGGCCTAGTGACGATCGTAATCCAATAATAGGAAGAACTCATTGTGGCTACGCCGGAGATCTTACGGACGTCGGTTATTTCTTTCAGTACATGCATCTTGCACATTCCTGGCGCGCCATTCATCAACCATTCATTCACTGTCTTTACAATAAAGTTGGCCATCAATAAATGCGCGGCTCCGGTCGTGTTGTCGTCCTGTAGCTCGTGGCAGCAACAATAGTAGGGGTCTATAAAGGCGTCGTTGCAACTTCGATTTTCTGGTATTTCATGCAGGAGACTGAGTCCGTACCTCGTACGGTACTGGTAACGGGAACGCGGAAGCCGAGCCAATTCCACTAGGGTGGCATGTATGTCGAAAGGCGTGGTCAGCCTGTGCTGGTTGACGCGGAGGTTCTCCATTATTTCTGGGTACATTGCGCGAAAAGCGGGCGGGAACATCATAATGCACAGAGGCAGGCGGTCCTCGTAGCTTCCCATGAGGGTCTGGCGGAAGTCGCCATAACGCATACCATGATCGCTTACGAAGACGACCAGTGACCTGTTCATCACGCCGGACTTCGTGAGTGTCTCGAAAGTACGTCGAAATGGGAGATCGACGTAGCCAGCATCGTTGAAAGAGTCGTGTGTGAGATCAGACATCCACGAGTAAATGAAAGAGGGCCGGTCAGCCAGCAGTGTGAGCAGAGATGATGTGTACTGTAGGTAAGCCTCCGTTCGTAAGCGCTGATGCATGCAGTAGTCTGTATAGTTCGTGCTGTAAACTCCTAACATCAGCAGTCGTGGGTAGTAGTGTGTAGGAGCACTACGAAAACCAGTACAGAACATTGTGAACAGTCCAGATTCGGGCGTCTCTTCCAGGAACATTGTCCTGTAGCCCATGTCAGAATAGGTGTCCCAGAGGAAGCGTACATTCTCTATGGCATCCCTTTCACAAGTTCTCCATCCTTCATCATAGTTCATTCCGGACAGCATGGCGACTTGGTTAGGAAAAGAATTGGGGCCCACTTTGGTAAGCCCAAATAACTCGATCGTATGAAAATTGCGGAACAGGTAGTTTCTTGTGATCTCCAGGTGGCGCAGAGAGTTCAGCCTAGAGATGCTGTCGACACCGAGAAAGATTATGTTCATTCGGCTGACTCCATCTGTTTTTCTTGATGAGATTTTATTGCAGCGACGCTCCACTCTCTGCTTGAGCATCGGGATCAGGAAGAAGTCGTGAAAGGTCGAGTTACCTTCTAGCTTGCATTCCACCTTGATCTGCTCAAACTTTATCGGCCTCCCGAAGCGCAAGATGTGAGGGGCGCTAAAATACACCGTAAAGTCTGCAGCTTTACTGGACTCGTTCCTCTTAACGTAACGGTAGGAACAAGTGAGGGTTTCAGGGCTGGTATTGTAGTACTGCGTAAGTACGTCGGTGTTGAGGGAGAGAATATTCCTCTCTTGTTCTACGAAGGAAGGCCTGTGGAAGCACTTGTAGTATTTGACTCTGTCATAATACTTTGCTACGGAGGGGTCGAAAGGGCTAAAGTCGGGGATTCTGCAGGCACTGGTGTCCACGACATAGCCACGTACCACAGGTCGTAATGAGTTTGACGAGAACTGCTTGGATTTTGCTGTCAGCGCTGAACTGTAGGCAGCGAGGAGGAATCCAAACGTAACGATGGTTGCAGACAACAGAGTCGCTCCCATGCACTTGTTATTGGCATTCTTCACGGGCGAAACCTGCGTAGGGATAAACAGGAACGTGGTCACTCGAAAATTAGACGAAAGGAACAGGATTTTGCTTAACACTTGCCGTGTCTACATGCTATCGTGATCACTAGACATTACCGATATTCATGATAAAGAAAAGACATAGGACGAGATTTCTGTAGCAGTAGTTGTTTTTCGAAGCCGTGTTAGAACCGCGAAGCGACAGTGGCTTTGAGCGCTGTATAGGCGTCGATAGATGAACAGAAAGGAGTGAGAGAAGTATGCGTCTTGTGCACACTCCAGAGGGCAGTCTGCACGTTCCTCCACCCAAGTAGTTCCACCCTAAGGGACAGCGGACCTTCTTCAACTGCATCCGTTTCAGCCCATTTTTACCGCACTTATTGCACGTGCTTCACTTAAGTTGGACTCAGTTCTTAAGTCCATGGAGAATTTGTGTTCGCACGGTTACTGTAAACTGCGCTAAACTTTAACAGGAGACAAGTACAGGCGTGTTCTCCTCGACTTTCTCTAGGGAACGATACGTTTTTTTAAAGCCTGACGCGATCTCTTGATTTTTGGTGAATTAAAGTCCCTCAAATTTTCAATgcatgggagtctatgggagatgcaacaaaatcgcttctctctgCCCGCCCGCCCgagatatttgggccaaaatgatgtcattccctagagaAGCAGTCTAGGAATTGATTGTAATTGACAAATTCGACAAGCTCGCTGCTATTTTCCAGATCCCTaggaatgaaaataatggctttgtcgttcgctagcatgttctgcacgctggcgccCAACATATTACTTCCATAGAGCGCGTGAGAAAAGCAAAGCGAAAGAAACAATGCTGGGGCGGTGGAAGCGTAGGTTAACTGTatcgcatgagtccgccttaaaccTTGAGTGCAGGATTTCACAAGTGGAGATAATTTCGCGCGTGACGCTATACTACTTGGCAGACAGACTGCCACGCTGCGAATAACTTACGACaaagaaacctacgaaaaatcGTGGTTGTCAGCCACTGCGTAACGAAAGAActacggccacgcaaactttcgtcttcatgtttCTCCTATGCGCATTACGAATGGCTGAAAACaaagttttatttatttatttatttttttgatgCACAGTGCTTGGTAGCAACATTTTTTTCGTACGTTTTTCTGGCACAAATTCTTTACTCTGAGGCAGAATAAGTCTGTGCGTTAAGCAGGTATCCCGTCGAGGAGGTATCATGTCTTGCACGAAGatatgtgactgaccttttagagcagCCACCCAGACTACAACACTGAGTGAAGCTACTTGTACGCCTATGTGACCTATGACGAAAGACAGATTCCAACCTCGCGATTTCCGGTAGAAGATGGCGTTGATGATGAATACTGAGCCGTGCTTACCTCATGCCGTACGCTTCCTCGGGCCTTCCGGCGCCTTCGTCTGGAAATAGAATTCATCGGTGATTGACTCTGGTATGCAGGCACGCcagtgttcttcttcttctttgtcgtCTTCTACAGGGCACGCCCTCAGCCACTACCGCTGATCGTTCTTCTTTCTCGTAGATGGTGGTTCCAGCTGGTTcgttagtagtagtagtaataattaactgcaaaaaaaaaggaacaagggGGAAAAGACTTGAAGCAGTGTGGCTGCCCTAAGGCAGTGTTttccaaagtgtggtccgcggacccttgggggtccgcgagagtgttcgtgggggtccgcgaccgtctctcacatttcagtgaggattttatTCCTCACAAatacgcgctcgtacatgctgcccgatttccaagcacccagaacttccaaaattgctacaagcatgtttcaacggctagcttctaatttctgatagaaaagtcatGCAacgcacgtttgtccgcgtcatacacatacaaacaagaagaagaaaccagtccggaatcgtttctgaagctgtatcgaaagcacgcagcagctgacgaggttgctggttatgcactggctgtgacggtgtgtgtgtgtgggggggggggggggtccgtgaattcgttctcatcgcttccgggggtccgtcaccgccaaaagtttcgGAAACACTGCCCTAAGGGGCCTGCAGCTCCATCTCATTTAGGTGATTTTGAGGTTTACGATATGTGTGGCTGCTAATAGCTGCAGTATATACAGCTTTCTGGTTCGTTCGCCGAAAAGCGGTGTGGCTGCAGTAGCGTAACAATATCCACCACACCAGCTCACCACACCGGTTAGCGTGCTGACCGTGTCACGTCGCGGCTGGGAGGTACCAGAGATCGAATCCTCGTCTGGCACTTTgcctggattttcctcagacgctttcagacatatgtagGGACAGgtcccttggaagtcggcccaggacgcacaatctcCGACGGCCGACGATGGCGGGTCCCTTCACAGCCAGCATCCACGGCGCCGTtcgtgatcatagttgtctcgccaCCCGAAAACTACGATCGTTATTGCAAGGTGAACCCCCGTTAGTGTGACTCCCGTTAATCAGACATTGTCGTTTTATATGACATCTTTCCTTGAGAACCGTTTCGCTGCCATCTAAGTCCACATCGTTTTCACGACCCATTGCGAGACGATTTGTGTCATAGTAGGGTCAAACACATGGTATATCATGACCACCCTTCACACTTCACCACCACTTGACCTCGGACTAGCCCCAGGGAGAGATTTTGCTCTTAACATCCGCTTCCCTTGCGGTACCATTACAACTCCGCGAGGGATGATTTCGCTTTATTATGGCACGGACTCACAGTAAGGGGGACCATCTATGAATGTGTacagctctcgtcaaccttaataataacactgggaaAAAATATGGCCTAGTTCCCGAGcacgattacagcaaccctggTGCCTTGAggaaattttattttattttctcagATTTTATTCACTTAAAAATCCCCCAGTGCGCTCAGGGTGGCTTTTATCGCAGAACGGATATTCTTTTTCCACAGTGtcattattaaggttgaccggagctgtaccagCTTTAAAATGAACAACACGAGCACCTTTCCCACGCACATTTCTCGTCTGACCGCACCATCCGTACCATCCAGATTGATTACCCATTCCTTTTAGTCACAGTGAATATTAAAGCAACTCTCTTTCGTTGTCCTGCAATGCTGACTAGAATTCTTTGCCTTCAATTTTGTTGCGCATTTCCGGAAAGCCTTTTTGAAACGATTAGTATAACTGAATAagccggttttcaacaaatcgggagagagagagagacaacgatgtcatttgggatgatggttggctagctgcGTGCTTTGCAGTCAAGCTCTGTTGTGAGAACGATAGTGCTTGAGGGTCTATCCCAAAATGCCGCCGTTAAGGATCCGCCGTTTAAAATCCCATAAGTTCAAAATTCCAAACGGCGCTGTAGCGTAACCTTGCGCGCGCATGCCCAGCTGCGGGGAgcctcctatatatatatatatatatatatatagccacGTGAggaacactaaaaaaaaaaagaaaatctaaACTAATCTAGCCTAACCAAATTCCGACTATAGCTGCCGATCTGATGCGGCCGCCGTGCTAAGTCTAACGGttgccaaaaaaaaagggggttttATTCACGACAATGACTTCTTAAAGACGTCATCACGCAAAACTGAGCGATTTGTCAGTATTATTCAACGCTATCGTCGCACGATTTTTCATATTGAATCTTTAACGTAGAAATCGGTGATTTTGAACATCTGGGATTTTAAACGGTGCAATATCGTGGTATATACCCGATAGTTTTCTTTCGTTAGTGCTTGTTTgccggcctcatttcaccacacgcacagcttATGCTgaatttcacattacaccagtCGTAACAGTCCTATAATTTTTTTCCCTTCACATCAGGAATGTTTTTTTTCCAGATTTTCTAAActcgcgaaccaaaaaagaaactaCATGCGGATGTAACCGAGCACTCGAACATCTAGGGTGTCCCTCCGAAATCTTAAATCTGTGTTCACCACCCTCGTGGATGGGAGTTGGGACAAAAACCTTGGAGTCATTAAAGCACAAAAACGTTGTACCAATAACGAGACCAGCTCCGTCGATGGTCGTGCTTTAATAAACGCCGCATGGTTCGGAAATGGCGCCCATTTTTAGCGCGCCATTCACCAAAATAAGCATTTTTGCGGCGGATTCATCGGAGAGTTGGGTGGGCAAGAAAACGCCTTGCTAAAGTACGCAGAGTTCATGAGAGGCACGTTGCATCTCTCGTCCGGAGGTGGGTGTGTCTCTCCCTCAGATGTAGTAGGTGGTAGTCCGCACCATTGTACACAGAGTGCGACATAGAAAAGCTGATCTCTCGACAGGCCTTTCACGTCACCCAGATGTACCCTGGATTCTCTGGCAGCCTTCTGGTACGCCCTTAAGAGGGATAAAGTGCCGAGGGCGTCTGCCTGGTATTCCTGCGCGAAAGCAACGAGTGACCTCGCTTTCGGAACACTGTCTATGTGTTCTACATAGCACCGCTCCAGGATCTTGTACTCCGCGAGACTCTTCCGCGTAAACCACGGTGATAAGGCCCCGGTGCCATCCCTGAGACGGCCCCCTTGATCATAGCCGTGCATTATCTCGTGCGTCGTTATGAATCCCAGCATGCCATAGTTGATCTCAGGGGGGCCACCTGCGCTAAAGAGCGGTTTCATGAGGAAAGGGACACCCACTGAGATGAAGTTCGAGCTAATCATGTTGAAGCCATTGGCTTCGTTCGCGTTCAGAGGGACCGCCAGGTCGTAGAAATAATCGGAGAAACCATCCGCTGCACCTTTCCAGTCCTTCTTTGTTTGAAATGCGTTCAGCTTTAGATAATCCAGGACAAAAGGGCCGTTTAAGTCGGGGAAGTCCTTGTAGAACGCATCGACTTTTTGGGACGTATTCAGTTTAGGCGGGTATCCCAGGCGGACCTTCATCTTGGATATTTTCTGCAAGGCTCCGGAGCGTGTTTCCTCATCGAGCCACGAGCAGGTCTTAAAGGATTCTTTAATTTCGTTCACGATTCTTTCGGCCACTTCTCTGGCAGCGCTAAGTGTTTCTTCGTCAACTATCGGAAAGACCGTTGTAGAACCCGCAGCGACTGACATGGCCCCGAGGACCGTGTTAATGCACCAGAAGGTCTTGTACACCGCCACTTCATAgaggtagaggatgcatctccaGGCGAATAACCATCTCAGTTCCTCATCCGAAATGAGCCTTTGTTTTCCGAAGACGCGATGAAAAAATCGAAAGTCGGCCTCGGTCATGCTTATCTTCATGTTTTGAAGGGGGCGAGACGATTCGTAGCGCTCGAGAGCTTTAGTCCATGCCTTTGAGAGAGTGTCGTCCCCGTTTTCCAGACCTAATTTCCCCAACTCCAATACCTTGACAGCGTTGCTGCCATTTGACACTGGGCTGCCAGTTCTTGACATGTTGCTGACTTCACTTCTCTTGTGCTCTGCCTCAGTGATGCGTTGGACAAGGTCATCGCTGACGGGCGTCAAGAATAATTCCGACATGATTTCGCCTAT
It contains:
- the LOC135384222 gene encoding neprilysin-1-like isoform X2 — protein: MADSEASIVVQDANGSPWNSSEGTTAGQASNKTYAIVAMMVFAVLVLGIAAAAVWVLVNKEQSTTEKAHTPLSPGNVKIRKLSPKPRPPEANYGDYEDTNATPTERTSPLSEDVCDSDHCRYVREYFEAIIDTDKDPCDNFYAFTCGMSEQLRKSGVYVDKRYQNVATRNLTEAIQKNLEKEHIPARGRTPFQQSAALFRHCTQVDKNESAKAASDFLAQHQMDPKGNMSFDPLDVMVKFIFETNIPLIFKLEQEDFGSPNFTLRQITKASLLLEGSSIGEIMSELFLTPVSDDLVQRITEAEHKRSEVSNMSRTGSPVSNGSNAVKVLELGKLGLENGDDTLSKAWTKALERYESSRPLQNMKISMTEADFRFFHRVFGKQRLISDEELRWLFAWRCILYLYEVAVYKTFWCINTVLGAMSVAAGSTTVFPIVDEETLSAAREVAERIVNEIKESFKTCSWLDEETRSGALQKISKMKVRLGYPPKLNTSQKVDAFYKDFPDLNGPFVLDYLKLNAFQTKKDWKGAADGFSDYFYDLAVPLNANEANGFNMISSNFISVGVPFLMKPLFSAGGPPEINYGMLGFITTHEIMHGYDQGGRLRDGTGALSPWFTRKSLAEYKILERCYVEHIDSVPKARSLVAFAQEYQADALGTLSLLRAYQKAARESRVHLGDVKGLSRDQLFYVALCVQWCGLPPTTSEGETHPPPDERCNVPLMNSAYFSKAFSCPPNSPMNPPQKCLFW
- the LOC135384221 gene encoding uncharacterized protein LOC135384221, encoding MNSISRRRRRKARGSVRHEVSPVKNANNKCMGATLLSATIVTFGFLLAAYSSALTAKSKQFSSNSLRPVVRGYVVDTSACRIPDFSPFDPSVAKYYDRVKYYKCFHRPSFVEQERNILSLNTDVLTQYYNTSPETLTCSYRYVKRNESSKAADFTVYFSAPHILRFGRPIKFEQIKVECKLEGNSTFHDFFLIPMLKQRVERRCNKISSRKTDGVSRMNIIFLGVDSISRLNSLRHLEITRNYLFRNFHTIELFGLTKVGPNSFPNQVAMLSGMNYDEGWRTCERDAIENVRFLWDTYSDMGYRTMFLEETPESGLFTMFCTGFRSAPTHYYPRLLMLGVYSTNYTDYCMHQRLRTEAYLQYTSSLLTLLADRPSFIYSWMSDLTHDSFNDAGYVDLPFRRTFETLTKSGVMNRSLVVFVSDHGMRYGDFRQTLMGSYEDRLPLCIMMFPPAFRAMYPEIMENLRVNQHRLTTPFDIHATLVELARLPRSRYQYRTRYGLSLLHEIPENRSCNDAFIDPYYCCCHELQDDNTTGAAHLLMANFIVKTVNEWLMNGAPGMCKMHVLKEITDVRKISGVATMSSSYYWITIVTRPEDVVLEGAVRVFQNGTISLEKLSRLNVYKYLSLCVESWTMKQYCVCR
- the LOC135384222 gene encoding neprilysin-1-like isoform X1 encodes the protein MADSEASIVVQDANGSPWNSSEQGTTAGQASNKTYAIVAMMVFAVLVLGIAAAAVWVLVNKEQSTTEKAHTPLSPGNVKIRKLSPKPRPPEANYGDYEDTNATPTERTSPLSEDVCDSDHCRYVREYFEAIIDTDKDPCDNFYAFTCGMSEQLRKSGVYVDKRYQNVATRNLTEAIQKNLEKEHIPARGRTPFQQSAALFRHCTQVDKNESAKAASDFLAQHQMDPKGNMSFDPLDVMVKFIFETNIPLIFKLEQEDFGSPNFTLRQITKASLLLEGSSIGEIMSELFLTPVSDDLVQRITEAEHKRSEVSNMSRTGSPVSNGSNAVKVLELGKLGLENGDDTLSKAWTKALERYESSRPLQNMKISMTEADFRFFHRVFGKQRLISDEELRWLFAWRCILYLYEVAVYKTFWCINTVLGAMSVAAGSTTVFPIVDEETLSAAREVAERIVNEIKESFKTCSWLDEETRSGALQKISKMKVRLGYPPKLNTSQKVDAFYKDFPDLNGPFVLDYLKLNAFQTKKDWKGAADGFSDYFYDLAVPLNANEANGFNMISSNFISVGVPFLMKPLFSAGGPPEINYGMLGFITTHEIMHGYDQGGRLRDGTGALSPWFTRKSLAEYKILERCYVEHIDSVPKARSLVAFAQEYQADALGTLSLLRAYQKAARESRVHLGDVKGLSRDQLFYVALCVQWCGLPPTTSEGETHPPPDERCNVPLMNSAYFSKAFSCPPNSPMNPPQKCLFW